A stretch of the Rosa rugosa chromosome 5, drRosRugo1.1, whole genome shotgun sequence genome encodes the following:
- the LOC133709638 gene encoding uncharacterized WD repeat-containing protein C2A9.03-like isoform X1, with protein sequence MAFEQPHQFEYMADEGDMSDFVEDADGDADEENHGRDMVLDEYDMFDQLNQVSDTSSAQARKGKDIQGIPWDRLNITREKYRLTRLEQYKNYENIPSSGEAVDKECQLMQKGGNYYEFFHNTRLVKPTILHFQLRNLVWATSKHDVYLMSNYSVMHWSSLSGNLSEVLNFSGHVAPTEKHAGSLLEGFMQTQISTLAVKDNFLVAGGFQGELTCKRLDKEGVSFCTRTTYDDNAITNAVEIYDSLGGGMHFMASNNDCGIREYDMERFQLLNHFRFPWPVNHTSISPDRRVVAVVGDHVDGLLMDSQNGKTIAKVVGHLDYSFASAWHPDGRIFATGNQDKTSRVWDIRNLSSPLAVLKNNLGATRSIRFSSDGQFMMVAEPADFVHIYSTRADYKKRQEIDFFGEISGVSASPDDESLYIGIWDRTYASLLQYNRRHTYGYLDSYF encoded by the exons ATGGCCTTTGAGCAGCCTCATCAGTTTGAATATATGGCGGATGAGGGTGACATGTCTGATTTCGTTGAGGACGCAGATGGGGATGCCGATGAAGAAAATCACGGTAGAGATATGGTTCTTGACGAATACGACATG TTTGATCAGCTTAACCAGGTGTCAGATACGTCTTCTGCCCAAGCAAGAAAAGGAAAGGATATTCAGGGCATTCCGTGGGATAGGTTAAACATAACGAGGGAGAAGTACAGATTGACGAGGCTTGAACAGTACAAGAATTATGAGAATATCCCTTCATCTGGGGAAGCTGTGGACAAG GAGTGTCAACTAATGCAGAAGGGTGGCAACTACTATGAATTCTTCCACAACACAAGACTGGTTAAACCTACAATCCTTCATTTTCAG CTTAGAAATCTGGTTTGGGCTACTTCGAAACATGACGTCTATCTCATGTCCAATTATTCAGTTATGCATTGGTCTTCTCTATCTGGCAATTTGTCTGAGGTCCTCAATTTTTCAGGTCATGTTGCACCAACTGAG AAACATGCAGGAAGTTTGTTGGAGGGTTTTATGCAGACTCAGATAAGCACCCTAGCAGTCAAGGACAATTTTCTTGTTGCTGGAGGTTTCCAAGGAGAGCTTACTTGCAAG CGTCTTGATAAAGAAGGAGTGAGTTTTTGTACGCGGACCACATACGATGACAATGCAATCACAAATGCTGTTGAAATATATGATAGCCTGGG GGGTGGAATGCATTTCATGGCATCCAATAATGATTGTGGTATAAGAGAATATGACATGGAGAGATTTCAGCTTCTGAATCACTTTCGATTCCCCTGGCCAGTGAAT CATACATCAATAAGCCCAGATCGTAGGGTTGTTGCCGTAGTTGGAGATCACGTGGATGGATTGCTTATGGATTCTCAGAATGGAAAG ACTATTGCTAAGGTTGTTGGTCATCTAGATTACTCCTTTGCTTCTGCATGGCATCCTGATGGCCGCATATTTGCCACCGGAAATCAGGACAAGACTTCCCGAGTTTGGGATATAAGAAATCTTTCATCACCCCTTGCAGTTCTGAAGAATAACTTGGGTGCTACTCGGTCTATTCGGTTTTCATcagatggtcagtttatgatgGTTGCAGAACCTGCAGATTTTGTGCATATATACAGTACAAGGGCAGATTACAAAAAACGGCAAGAGATTGATTTCTTTGGGGAGATTTCGGGGGTATCAGCAAGTCCAGACGACGAGTCCTTGTACATAGGAATCTGGGACCGAACATACGCAAGCTTGTTGCAATATAACAGAAGGCATACATATGGATATCTTGATTCCTATTTTTGA
- the LOC133709638 gene encoding uncharacterized WD repeat-containing protein C2A9.03-like isoform X2 — protein sequence MAFEQPHQFEYMADEGDMSDFVEDADGDADEENHGRDMVLDEYDMLNQVSDTSSAQARKGKDIQGIPWDRLNITREKYRLTRLEQYKNYENIPSSGEAVDKECQLMQKGGNYYEFFHNTRLVKPTILHFQLRNLVWATSKHDVYLMSNYSVMHWSSLSGNLSEVLNFSGHVAPTEKHAGSLLEGFMQTQISTLAVKDNFLVAGGFQGELTCKRLDKEGVSFCTRTTYDDNAITNAVEIYDSLGGGMHFMASNNDCGIREYDMERFQLLNHFRFPWPVNHTSISPDRRVVAVVGDHVDGLLMDSQNGKTIAKVVGHLDYSFASAWHPDGRIFATGNQDKTSRVWDIRNLSSPLAVLKNNLGATRSIRFSSDGQFMMVAEPADFVHIYSTRADYKKRQEIDFFGEISGVSASPDDESLYIGIWDRTYASLLQYNRRHTYGYLDSYF from the exons ATGGCCTTTGAGCAGCCTCATCAGTTTGAATATATGGCGGATGAGGGTGACATGTCTGATTTCGTTGAGGACGCAGATGGGGATGCCGATGAAGAAAATCACGGTAGAGATATGGTTCTTGACGAATACGACATG CTTAACCAGGTGTCAGATACGTCTTCTGCCCAAGCAAGAAAAGGAAAGGATATTCAGGGCATTCCGTGGGATAGGTTAAACATAACGAGGGAGAAGTACAGATTGACGAGGCTTGAACAGTACAAGAATTATGAGAATATCCCTTCATCTGGGGAAGCTGTGGACAAG GAGTGTCAACTAATGCAGAAGGGTGGCAACTACTATGAATTCTTCCACAACACAAGACTGGTTAAACCTACAATCCTTCATTTTCAG CTTAGAAATCTGGTTTGGGCTACTTCGAAACATGACGTCTATCTCATGTCCAATTATTCAGTTATGCATTGGTCTTCTCTATCTGGCAATTTGTCTGAGGTCCTCAATTTTTCAGGTCATGTTGCACCAACTGAG AAACATGCAGGAAGTTTGTTGGAGGGTTTTATGCAGACTCAGATAAGCACCCTAGCAGTCAAGGACAATTTTCTTGTTGCTGGAGGTTTCCAAGGAGAGCTTACTTGCAAG CGTCTTGATAAAGAAGGAGTGAGTTTTTGTACGCGGACCACATACGATGACAATGCAATCACAAATGCTGTTGAAATATATGATAGCCTGGG GGGTGGAATGCATTTCATGGCATCCAATAATGATTGTGGTATAAGAGAATATGACATGGAGAGATTTCAGCTTCTGAATCACTTTCGATTCCCCTGGCCAGTGAAT CATACATCAATAAGCCCAGATCGTAGGGTTGTTGCCGTAGTTGGAGATCACGTGGATGGATTGCTTATGGATTCTCAGAATGGAAAG ACTATTGCTAAGGTTGTTGGTCATCTAGATTACTCCTTTGCTTCTGCATGGCATCCTGATGGCCGCATATTTGCCACCGGAAATCAGGACAAGACTTCCCGAGTTTGGGATATAAGAAATCTTTCATCACCCCTTGCAGTTCTGAAGAATAACTTGGGTGCTACTCGGTCTATTCGGTTTTCATcagatggtcagtttatgatgGTTGCAGAACCTGCAGATTTTGTGCATATATACAGTACAAGGGCAGATTACAAAAAACGGCAAGAGATTGATTTCTTTGGGGAGATTTCGGGGGTATCAGCAAGTCCAGACGACGAGTCCTTGTACATAGGAATCTGGGACCGAACATACGCAAGCTTGTTGCAATATAACAGAAGGCATACATATGGATATCTTGATTCCTATTTTTGA